Genomic window (Drosophila sulfurigaster albostrigata strain 15112-1811.04 chromosome 2R, ASM2355843v2, whole genome shotgun sequence):
AACTATTTGCCGAGTGCACGAATTGCAGTGATGCCCATGATGGCCAGACAAGTTCAAGCTCCGGTGCAGCGAaaggcaaccacaacaactcCAACACCAAGTTCACGACAAGTTGCCACCACGACGCCAGCAACGCCACAAGCAACCACATCCCGGAAAGCAAAGACAGCTCGTCATAAGCGTCATGTGCTCGGTTACAAGGATCTGGATGCGAATCTctttgtttcactttttaGTCCACATGGTCCAcacacagctgctgcagcgctTCCGTTGCCCATTCCACCCACAGCTGGATTCACACACTTCACCAACGAGTTTGAGCCTCATTACATTAGCGATGGCGTTGAATCCAAGACAAATTACAACACGGATGTGATCAGTCATGTCTTTTATCTGGGCAGTCAGCAAGTGGTGCACACCACCTTCAAGGTCTACAATGCAGTATTGTATTACAAGTACTTTGAGCACCTGAAGATGAGTGTACTTGAGCTAGAGCTGGACACACCAGAGTATAATTTAATGATACTCCTACCCGACTACCACATGGACAttgtggctgcggctgcttcGCTCAAGCTGGGACCAACGTTGCGTCTGATGCGCAAGCAACTGAAGCCGCGTTGGGTCCAGGCTATCATACCGGACTTCAAGCTGCACGGCACCATGTTCCTCACCAACGATCTGCAGAATGTAAGTGTTGCAAAGAATATCATCTTTTGAACTGATCTTAATCCATTTCTCTGCTCTTCCAGATGGGCATGTAAGAAGGCGAAACCTGCTGCACTTTTACTTTCTTCAATCTCTTCGTATTCTCTTTGCAGCTGTGATATATTTGAGCCAAATCGTGCCGATTTTCGACCCATGACTGATGAGAAAGGCATCTACGTGCGACACATTGAGCAATCGATTGACGTCAACATTCGTACGCATCCCATCAATCAATTGAAACGTAAGTTACGCCTCGCAACGCACTGAGGCGCAACGTATCTTTGCGATCACTATCCGAAGTGTTTTGGCCCCACCtgttgcaacaattgcaaaattttgtAGCTGCAGCAACACTCAAGACATTAATGTGCAATAACTACTTAACTTCCCCTTTTTGCGATTGCAGGCAACACAGGCGCTCAAACGAAGCCCATACAGATCTCTGTTAATCATCCGTTTCTGTTTTTCATCATCGATCGCGACTTGGACGTGGCTGTGATGTCGGGCCGCATACTCAATCCCCTCAACGTGCGCATACAATGAATGCTCCATTCATCCATCGAGCCGAGCCAAGCCACACTCACAGTCAGTGGTGCAAAACGAAGGTCAACACGGTGGCTGCATCGAAAGTGAAGCTGGTAGCTAAAGTGCGCTTCCTGGTGCCTCTTAACCATGCACTTGCAAAGTACCATagtatattgtaaataatgcaaacaacttttgttttctataaaTGCTGTTCACATTTTGTACGCAGTGCGTTTGCTTTAATCGAATGGTAAATTGC
Coding sequences:
- the LOC133835817 gene encoding uncharacterized protein LOC133835817 isoform X1 yields the protein MFYGYDLSIDMISSTPANVTAANTTLSGNATADAMQAETTTSSDIETTTEPPTTTAATAEETTTTPAPTTTTEEATTTTEEAEASSTEAAAATESGEATEPASDDEAAELVSAFVAEEDAEPFLRIQKARVSRLPTSKLQAPLKHSNPITPKPNYLPSARIAVMPMMARQVQAPVQRKATTTTPTPSSRQVATTTPATPQATTSRKAKTARHKRHVLGYKDLDANLFVSLFSPHGPHTAAAALPLPIPPTAGFTHFTNEFEPHYISDGVESKTNYNTDVISHVFYLGSQQVVHTTFKVYNAVLYYKYFEHLKMSVLELELDTPEYNLMILLPDYHMDIVAAAASLKLGPTLRLMRKQLKPRWVQAIIPDFKLHGTMFLTNDLQNVSVAKNIIF